Proteins found in one Chaetodon auriga isolate fChaAug3 chromosome 12, fChaAug3.hap1, whole genome shotgun sequence genomic segment:
- the egfra gene encoding epidermal growth factor receptor, with translation MATRFLERIGLTYLLCLCCCVLAERKVCQGLNNQFSLLGSNEDHYKSLVKTYSNCTVILENLEITYMEEHRDLSFLRSIEEVGGYVLIALNTVPRIPLENLRIIRGHSLYKRKFALAVLANYNKSIGHATTELLLTSLTEILKGGVKFGNQQLCNVETIQWYDIVNADSKPAMELPVANRNPRCQKCHSSCFNGSCWGPGPENCQTFTKLNCAQQCSKRCKGPSPSDCCNEHCAAGCTGPRPTDCLACRDFQDDGVCKDSCPGLMRYDPNLHQLVPNPHGKYNFGATCVKSCPHNYVVTDHGACVRTCTGNTYEMDEGGIRKCAKCDGLCPKVCNGLGIGDLAHTMSINATNIDSFKNCTKINGNIDIIHTSIYGDAFTKTPKMHPSQLDVFKTVKEITGYLWIQTWPESMSSLSPFENLEIIRGRTKRGSRSLVAIQLGITSLGLRSLKEISDGDVVIIKNQNLCYTNESHWRRLFRSDRQSATIDENADASLCALRNNTCDKKCTTAGCWGPGPDMCFACRDYSRDGSCVDSCNILEGEQREAVVDKTCMECHPECQRMNGTATCSAPGSRNCTKCANFQDGLFCVSRCPQGVPGEDDVLVWKYADEMKVCQLCHKNCTQGCTAPGLEGCQNVSSSGLSMIAAGVVGGLLALLIAGLSVFVLLRRRHIKRKRTMRRLLQERELVEPLTPSGEAPNQALLRILKEPEFKKIKVLGSGAFGTVYKGLWVPEGEDVKIPVAIKVLREATSPKANKEILDEAYVMASVEHPHVCRLLGICLTSTVQLVTQLMPYGCLLDYVRENKDNIGSQYLLNWCVQIAKGMNYLEERHLVHRDLAARNVLVKTPQHVKITDFGLAKLLNSDEKEYHADGGKVPIKWMALESILNRTYTHQSDVWSYGVTVWELMTFGTKPYDGIPASEIAGVLEKGERLPQPPICTIDVYMIMVKCWMIDADSRPRFRELIAEFTKMARDPSRYLVIQGDDCMHLPIPTDTKLYRSLISGEDMEDTVDADEYLVPQHGFFSSPSTSHTPLLHSTSLNSSIGTCHSRNGLMNGFPSRDGSIVLRYIPDPTDKLLDMVFQPAADYMNQNGVSDVMNPIYQHPGPPRTILPTISSDDTETEYLNCFKDEANGPEYLNEVPSPAILPLTSNGTVHSVQKYQPQNSIDNPDYQQDFTPTFKTHTNGHIPAAENAEYLGPD, from the exons ATGGCAACCCGTTTTCTGGAGCGGATCGGTCTCACCTATCTGctctgcctgtgctgctgcGTTCTGGCGGAAAGGAAAG TATGCCAAGGCCTCAACAATCAGTTTAGCCTTCTGGGATCCAACGAGGACCACTATAAGAGCTTGGTGAAGACCTACAGCAACTGCACTGTGATCCTGGAGAACCTGGAGATCACCTACATGGAGGAGCACCGTGACCTGTCCTTCCTCAGG tctaTCGAAGAAGTGGGTGGTTATGTCCTGATCGCGCTCAACACGGTGCCCAGGATTCCTCTGGAGAACCTGCGCATCATTCGCGGCCATTCGCTCTATAAAAGGAAGTTCGCTCTCGCTGTGCTTGCCAATTACAACAAAAGTATAGGCCACGCCACCACTGAGCTTCTTCTGACCAGCCTGACAG AAATTCTTAAAGGAGGCGTAAAGTTTGGGAACCAGCAGCTATGCAATGTGGAAACAATACAGTGGTATGATATCGTCAACGCTGACAGCAAACCCGCCATGGAACTCCCAGTGGCCAACAGGAATCCACGTT GTCAAAAATGCCACTCCAGCTGCTTCAATGGTTCGTGCTGGGGACCCGGTCCTGAAAACTGTCAGACCT TTACTAAGCTGAACTGTGCACAGCAGTGCTCGAAGAGATGCAAAGGACCTTCACCCAGCGACTGCTGTAATGAGCACTGCGCTGCAGGCTGCACAGGACCTCGACCCACCGACTGTCTG gCCTGTCGGGACTTCCAGGACGACGGGGTGTGTAAAGACTCCTGCCCGGGCCTCATGCGGTACGACCCCAACCTACACCAGCTGGTACCCAACCCACATGGAAAGTACAACTTCGGGGCCACCTGTGTCAAGAGCTGCCCAC ATAACTATGTTGTGACTGATCATGGAGCGTGCGTGCGGACATGCACAGGTAACACGTACGAGATGGACGAGGGAGGAATCAGGAAGTGTGCCAAGTGTGACGGGCTGTGCCCAAAAG TGTGTAATGGACTTGGAATAGGAGACCTGGCTCACACCATGTCTATCAATGCCACCAACATTGACTCCTTTAAAAACTGCACGAAAATCAACGGTAACATTGACATCATCCACACGTCGATTTATGG GGATGCATTCACCAAAACACCAAAGATGCATCCTTCCCAGCTTGATGTGTTTAAGACGGTTAAAGAAATTACTG GATACTTGTGGATTCAAACGTGGCCGGAGAGCATGAGCTCACTCAGTCCTTTCGAGAATCTGGAGATCATCCGAGGACGAACGAAGCG CGGTAGCCGCAGTTTGGTTGCGATTCAGCTCGGTATCACCTCCCTGGGCCTTCGCTCCCTCAAAGAGATCAGCGATGGAGACGTGGTCATCATTAAGAACCAGAACCTGTGCTACACCAACGAAAGCCACTGGAGGAGGCTCTTCAGATCTGACAGACAGAGTGCCACCATCGATGAAAATGCTGATGCGTCCTTGTGTG ctctgagGAACAACACTTGTGACAAGAAATGTACCACGGCCGGCTGCTGGGGCCCAGGCCCGGACATGTGTTTCGCCTGCCGTGACTACAGCCGTGATGGGAGCTGTGTTGACTCCTGCAACATCCTGGAGGG AGAGCAGCGGGAGGCCGTCGTGGATAAAACCTGCATGGAGTGTCACCCCGAGTGTCAGCGCATGAACGGGACTGCAACCTGCAGCGCGCCG GGTTCTCGTAACTGCACGAAGTGTGCCAACTTCCAGGATGGACTGTTCTGTGTGTCTCGATGTCCCCAAGGCGTGCCGGGGGAGGACGACGTGCTGGTGTGGAAATACGCAGATGAGATGAAAGTGTGCCAGCTATGCCACAAAAACTGCACTCAAGG ctgcaCTGCGCCCGGTCTCGAAGGCTGCCAGAATGTGAG CTCGTCTGGACTCTCCATGATCGCGGCGGGTGTAGTTGGTGGACTGCTGGCTCTTCTTATTGCGGGCCTGTCCGTCTTTGTGCTGCTACGCCGACGCCACATCAAGAGGAAGAGAACCATGCGTAGACTTCTCCAAGAGAGAGAG CTGGTTGAACCTTTGACTCCAAGTGGCGAGGCACCAAACCAGGCTCTGCTGCGGATCCTGAAGGAACCTGAATTTAAGAAAATTAAAGTGCTGGGATCAGGGGCTTTTGGTACAGTTTACAAG GGCCTGTGGGTTCCAGAGGGAGAGGATGTGAAGATCCCAGTGGCCATCAAGGTTTTGAGAGAAGCCACATcaccaaaagcaaacaaagagaTCTTGGAC GAGGCTTATGTGATGGCCAGCGTGGAGCACCCCCATGTGTGTCGTCTGCTCGGCATCTGCCTGACTTCCACAGTGCAGCTCGTCACCCAGCTGATGCCCTACGGCTGCCTGCTGGACTATGTCAGAGAGAACAAGGACAATATTGGCTCCCAGTACCTGCTCAACTGGTGTGTGCAGATAGCCAAG GGTATGAACTACCTGGAGGAGCGCCACTTGGTACACCGTGACTTGGCAGCGAGAAACGTCCTGGTGAAGACTCCTCAACATGTCAAGATCACAGACTTTGGTTTGGCCAAACTCCTCAACTCGGATGAGAAAGAGTACCATGCAGATGGTGGAAAG GTACCAATAAAGTGGATGGCTCTTGAATCTATCCTGAACcgaacatacacacaccagagTGACGTGTGGAGTTACG GCGTGACAGTTTGGGAGCTGATGACATTTGGGACCAAACCATATGATGGGATTCCAGCCAGCGAAATAGCTGGGGTCCTGGAGAAGGGGGAGCGACTACCTCAACCACCAATCTGCACCATAGATGTCTACATGATCATGGTGAAAT GTTGGATGATTGATGCGGATAGCCGACCTCGTTTCCGCGAACTGATAGCTGAGTTTACGAAGATGGCTCGGGATCCTTCTCGCTATCTGGTCATTCAG GGTGATGACTGCATGCACCTGCCGATTCCCACCGACACTAAATTATACCGCAGCCTGATCAGCGGGGAGGACATGGAGGACACGGTGGACGCAGATGAGTACCTGGTGCCACAACATGGCTTCTTCAGCAGCCCGAGCACCTCCCACACCCCGCTGCTGCACTCCACG AGCCTCAACAGCAGCATCGGAACGTGCCACAGCAGAAATGGCTTAATg AATGGATTCCCGAGCAGAGATGGAAGCATTGTTCTCCGGTATATTCCCGACCCCACCGACAAACTCTTAGACATGGTCTTCCAGCCAGCTGCAG ACTACATGAACCAGAACGGAGTCTCAGATGTGATGAATCCCATCTACCAGCACCCCGGTCCACCTCGCACCATCCTCCCCACCATCTCCTCCGACGACACAGAAACAGAGTACCTGAACTGCTTCAAAGACGAGGCCAACGGACCCGAGTACCTCAACGAGGTCCCGTCCCCCGCCATCCTCCCGCTCACCTCCAACGGCACGGTCCACAGCGTTCAGAAATACCAGCCCCAGAACAGCATAGACAACCCTGATTACCAGCAGGATTTCACCCCCACCTTCAAGACCCACACCAATGGACACATCCCAGCGGCGGAGAACGCAGAGTACCTGGGTCCAGACTGA